Genomic DNA from Natrinema saccharevitans:
TCGGTTGGATTACGGTACCGCTGCTGATCGGCTCCCGTCAACTCGAGAGCGGAGATCTGTGATCCGTCGGTTCGTTTCTCCGCTGCTCCCTGGGGCCGCCGACGGACTGTCGCTCCGTCGTTGGACCGAGACCACTGCGTTCATTACATCCTGCTGTCAACACTGTACGAGAGCAACCGATGTCGCTCGTCGGGACGTCCGCGGCCGTCGCCCTCGACGTCACAGCGGTCGCGCTGCTTGGCTGGACGACGTGGCTGGCCGTCCAGTCACGCGACCGACCCAGCGCGGCCCCGTTCATCGCCATACTGGCGATCCTCACGATCCTCGGGTCCCTGTCCGTCCTGGCGGAACTGCCGGGAACGTCGGCAGTTCCGTTGCTGCCGGCGGTCGTCGACCTCGGCCAGTTCGGCGTCGCGATCATCGTTCCGGGCGTCTGGGTCGTGTACGCGCTCAGCTACACCGGTCGGGGGACCGGTCTCACCCGGTGGCGTCTCGCCATGTTCCTCGTGATGGCGGCCCCGATCGCCCTGAGCGCTCTCGTCGTCGCCGTTCGGCCCCCGACCACCGTCGGCGAGCAACTGCTCGCATCGTTTATCGGGACGGAGATCATGCTGTTGCTGGGGCTGTTCACGTACGGTACCTATCTCCTGATCGGACACGGGTGGAACCACGCCCGTATCTCGAGGGGGCAGACCGCGATCGTGATCACGGCGGTCGCAGCACCGTATCTCGCCGGCGGGATGGGGAGTAGCGACCCCGTCGCGGACGGCGTCACCGTCGGTCTCCTCGTCTCCGGCGGGCTGTTCGCAGTCGCAGTACGGCAGTATCCGGTGATGACCGGCTTTCCCAAGGCCGATTACGTCGCCCGAACACGCGTCGTCGAGGCGCTGCAAGAGGCCGTTATCGTACTCGACTGGGAAAATCACGTCCTCGACGCGAACGCGACGACCGCGGAGTTGTTCGGTCGGCCCCCGCAATCGATGATCGGTGATCCGATCAATTCGATCGTCTCCGGTCTCGAGGGCAGCGACCTCTCGGCGGGCGCTACAGGAACGATTCCGCTCCGAACGACGAAGGGACACCGACGGTTCCAGTTCAGCGTCTCAGCGGTCGGCGACGCCGAAAGCGATCCCGGTGGCGAGGCCGACCCAGTCGCTAGAATCGTGCTGTTACGTGACGTGACCGACCGCCAGACGCGCGAACAGCGACTCTCGGTACTCAACCGCGTTCTCCGACACAACGTCCGGAACGAACTGGATGTCGTCCTCGCATACGCCGACCGTATCGACGACGAGGACGTGCGGGACGGGATCCGCGACAGCGCGACCGACCTCGTCGAACTCAGCAGCAAGGCACGGGAGGCCGAGGACGTGATGACCGCCAGTGCGGGTTCGCCTGAGCCGGTCGACCTCGCAGCCGTCGCGCGGGAAGTCGTCGAGCAGTACCGAACCGCCGAACGCCCGTGTGAGGTCTCGCTGTCCAGTCCGGACGAGTTACTCGTCTCGTCGCACCGGTCCGTCGTCCGACGCGTGCTGTCGGAACTCGTCGATAACGCGATCACGCACGCGGACCACTCGCCCCGAATCGAGATCACGGTCCGATCGAGTCCCGACGGTGCCGCCGAACTCGTCGTCGCGGACGACGGACCGGGGATCCCGACTCGAGAGCGAAAAATACTGGATAACGGAACGGAGACGCAACTCGAACACGGGAGCGGTATCGGGCTCTGGTTCGTCAACTGGGCCGTCACGCAACTGGGCGGGGACCTCTCCTTCCGTGAGAACGAGCCGACGGGGAGCGTCGTGACCGTTCGTCTCCACGACACCGAATATACGTCGCGACCGGGCTGAAAAGGAGAGTGTCGGCGGACGGATGGCGTGTTAACTGGCAGTGACTAACTCCGGCATTGCGGAGCGACAGGGGTCGGGCGAGCGGGATCGCCTTCCTCAACGGACTGTCGTCTGGTCACCTCGTTCGGCTTTGGCGTCACTGATGATCTTGTACACGTGCAGCGGAACGATGACGATACCCAGCAACAGGTAATTCAGCGTGAGGAAGTTGATCACCGCTAGCTTCGTCCGGCCGACGTAGTAGTACGCGGCCGGCGAGAGGACGAACGCTAACAGGATTGCCACGGGCGTGGACTTGTCTGCGAGCGGTTGTGCCTGTCGGCTGTCGTCGTCAGCGGGGGACCTATTCGTCGCCATGGCTGTCAGAGGAATCGGTCGAGCGGCGCCGATGGAGCGCGTATCCGAGTGCGGTCGTGACCGCAACGATGCTCGCTATCCTCGTCTTGCTCACCTCCATGTCCGAACGATGGGACGGGAAACAAATAGACCCCGAGCCAGTGTCTCAACGCCGGAAACACCGGTGGGTTTCCGAAGTATAAGACTAACAACATGTATAGGGCAGGTGAAATAGATCACGTCCGTAGTATCGGCTGAAAGTAGGAAGTACTGGCGCAACTACGATTCATTCTGTGGTGACTCTTCCTGCCTTCCAAGGAGCCAGTAAAGCGCCAACCCCAATACAGCTTCGAGTGGCCCAATGAAAACTGCGCCAAGAAGAAACAGAAAATACGCCGCGAGACCATGGTTGGAACGGCTGGTATCCATCCCGTTCTCGTATTCCGTTGATTCCACAAAAAGTTCTTCGCTCAGTTCGCAGACGTAGTTACCGCAAGGACGGTGTCCGAGAATTGGAACAGAGTCGGGACAGGAGAGCGTGAATCGCGGTAAGTACAGCTACTTCAGTTATCACTCAGTCCAGTAACTAAGACGATGAGGAGAAAGAGTGGAAGAGCAAATACGAGGATAATTGCGAAGAGAGAGATAGCGGTGAATAACGGCCCTGAGTTTCCAGAACCCGTCTGAAGGAAAATCAGGATGACAAACCACAGTGTCAGAGTCTGAAAGAAATCCATCACGTCCATGTTATTAACGCATTCAAATGAATGAATTATTAAATCGGTTTTGATACGTTGGCACCTGTAGTTGCTGTTCAGTACAGGGCGTGTATTCAGCACCCCGGGCCGCACAGCATAAAGAACTGAATTGTGAACGTTGAGACGATAGCACTCGCAACGAACACGACTCCGCCTGTGATGAGAGACCATTTCTGTGTGTATAAATAATGGGCAGCAACAGTGGGGATGAGGGCAAGAGTGAATGCTGGGAGGATGTGCATAAAGAGCAAGTCTGGCGCGTACACGTCCAGTCCCGAGGAATCGATGATGACCATCCACACAAACTGTGCAATGAGGGTGAGCGCAACCGCAACAAGACTTAGGAGACCAAACCTGAGGTCTCGAACTCCAATACTACTATTGGCGGCCATACGAGGATTTTTATCAGTGATTCACATGAATATTTTGACTGTATTGTGACTTCAATAGATGATGCACATTGCGTGCTGACTACGCACCTGTAGTTGCTGTTCAGTATAGGAAACAGACTTACCAGTGCCGGGCGTGTCCCGAGGTGTGCAACGTCGCCAAGTTCTTCTCGGCGCGACCGCTGTGGTATCCGGCTTCACTGGCTGTATAGGCTCGTTCACGTCTGCCGGCTCCCTCAGAGAAGTGAACGTCGAACTTCGGAATGCGGACGATAGAGCACGGACGTTCCACCTTACGCTCGAAACCGAAGCTGGTGTGCTGGACTGGGAATCACACCACATCGACGCGGACGTTGACAAGCGAGTGACGATGACGCCGAACGAAGAAGTCTCTCCCGTCGCGTTACACGGAGCCGTCGAGGATTTCGCAGGGAGTGTGGACATTCTAGGCGTTGACGACCTCGACGAGGACTACTGTCTTCGGTTCCATTTCTGGTCTGCACATCCCAGCGACGAGCGCCCGCAGATGGGGCAGGTCGCTGACATCGAATGCTGACTATGAACACGTTCTGCCGATAGATACGCAGACGTAGTTCCTCCAGACACGATGTCCGAGAAGAACGGTAGAGTCGGTCAGGAGATCGTGAGCCAATGGTAAGTACAGGTAGGACAGTTATCAAGCCAGCACCGGTCACTCTGATTGTTGTCAATAACGGTGTGCTGTATTGAGAGGATGAATTTAGCAGAAGTATCGTCTATTGGGTTCTCTGAGTGTGAGGCCCCATATCTGCCAGTACCACAGCACTGATTTCAGTCTGCGAGGATTTTCAAAATCACATATAGATGTACAATGCCAGTCGAACGTTCATTCGATGAGGACGAATTTAACCTTCCACTGAACTTCTCGACTCACGAGCGGTGCACAACGTGTGCGGAGTTCAGAGACAAGTTCAATCAATGTGTGGAATTCGAATCTATTGGGATGTGGGGTGGTCCAAGAATCGAAACAAAACAAGGCGAAACGATCGCTGAAGGTCACGAAAGCGTCCGGATGATACTCAACGCGGTGCTTGGAGAAGAATCAGACGACATAACGTCTTGTCGTATGTACGACTGTGACTCCGAAGCAACGCATACGGTTGAGATTGAGTTTACTGACCCTGAGGAATGGTTCACAACTTACTATTGTACTGATTGCGCAGACAAGGATAACTCCAATATCCAATCGGTATACGAGAATCTCTCTACCAAATTCTGTGATTATCGCCGGTGCTATAATTTGGTCCATGAATCACGGGACTACTGTCCGTCGCATCAGTACGAGTAGTAGCGCCAGACATTCAAAGCATTCATAATGAAACTTTGTTTTCATTTCCAAGTAACCGATAGATGCCTATATTTCGCACGAGTACCGAAACTCCCCTCGCAAGTGGCAGAACCCTGGCGATCCGTTTGCAGTCCTGCATAACGGCCTTTTCACCGAGGACAGTGTCTAACAAATGGGTTTCAGCAGAGCCGAACGCTTTGCGACAGCGCACGAGGAACGACGGCGACGGCGGATACAGTCGCTGGTGCGGAGACGGGACTGTTTCGGAGCGAGAGACACCGCAACCGGGTTCTTGCTTCCGTGGCCACAGGGACTGTCCATGGAGGCGTCGAACTACGATATCGAGGGGCTCGACCTCTCGGCCGACCGGTACACCGTCGAACAGAACCTGATACGAAATAAGTACACGGCCCTCGATGACCGCGGTAATACGGTTCTCGAGGGGAAGCAAAAGACGTTCAAACTCAAAGAGGAATTCCCGTTCGTCGACGCGGACGGCGAAGACGTGTTCACGGTGAAGGCACAGCAGATCCGAGACTACGAGGGCCAGTACGTTCTCACGGACGCTCGGAGCGGCGATGACGTCGTCGTCCTCGACCACGAGTACTCGCTCCTCGAGCAGGTCACGGGAGCGAGCTGGACGATCCGCGACCCCGAGACCGACGCCGAACTGGCGGCGATCACATCTCGAAAGTTCGTCGGACTGTTCCGAACGGGGCTCTTGGGGAACGTGATTCCGCACCGCTACGAAATCACCGACGCCGACGGCGGGCACGTGGGTTCGATCTCGGGTCACCTCTCGATGAAAGACCGGTACGACGTCGAGATCGACGACGCCAGTTCCGTCCCGCGGGCTCCGGTCGTGGCCGCCGCGATGGTCATCGATGCGATCGAGGGACACTGATCCCGAACCATGGACGGACACGCTCCCTCGAGTGGCACCACTCGCTGCCGAGATGGTGGCCAGAAACGGACGTCTCGAGACGGCACCGACACCAGACGAGCGGTTCTCGCTTCGAGCGCAACGACACTGCTGGCGGTAACGGCTGGCTGTACGACCGTGATGGACTTCGTCGGGGATCGGTTGCTCGAACAGGTCAACGTGTTCAACGAAACCGATCGGCGAGTCACCGGTTCCATTGCGGTCGTCGATCCCGCCGGTGAGACGGCCCTCGACGAGACGTTCGATCTCGCTCCGTCGGATTCGGGAGACGACGAAGGGGCGGCCTCCGGAGACGACGAACAGTCCGTCGCAGTGTACGACGACGTGTGGGGCGAGGCCGGATCGTACGAAGCGAACGTCGAACTGACCGGGACGGACATAGACGGGCAATCGCAGGCGAGCGAAATGGTGACGATCGACGATTCCGACGAGCAGTTGCTCGGCGTCGCACTCGGCTCCGAGGCGGTGGACGAACCGATCGGCTTCCGCGTCGGCGAGAGCCTCTCGGATCTGGCCTGACGGGAGACGGTCTCTCATACCTTCCACCCGATCCACCCCTTTCATCCGGACAGCCTCGAGACCGAGGACGCCCGAATGTGGCTGCTGAGAGACGAGCCGGTTTCCGACGTTGGGACCGAAATCGGTAATCGCGACGTCACCTCCGAAACGGTCCGCTCGGCACCGGTCTTACGGCGGCAGGCGTCGAACGCGACGCCCTCGCCGACGCGCTCGAGGGCGAGCAGACGGCGGTGGTCGACGTCTCGGTGACGGATGAAAGCGGCGAGACGACCGAGTTCAAGCCGAGTCCACGGACAAGCCCCTCCCTCAAAGCGCCGAAGGCGCTTCGGGTGGGGTAGTTGACCGCGAGCGCTATCAGCCATAGTCGAGATCCGTCCACGACCCGCGGGTCGGCGCTGTGACGATACTAAAACTGTTTCGCAGACTTACGGGCTCAACAACTGGGTTGTCACCTATACAACTACTCACGACACTCGTCCGAACAACACATGAAATTGCGACTGGAGAACATCGGCAAACAGTACGCGAAAGACGTATGGGGCGTCCGAGAGATCGATCTCGAACTCGAGGCGGGGATTCACGGCCTGCTCGGGCCGAACG
This window encodes:
- a CDS encoding TM2 domain-containing protein, which encodes MAILLAFVLSPAAYYYVGRTKLAVINFLTLNYLLLGIVIVPLHVYKIISDAKAERGDQTTVR
- a CDS encoding LURP-one-related/scramblase family protein, which produces MEASNYDIEGLDLSADRYTVEQNLIRNKYTALDDRGNTVLEGKQKTFKLKEEFPFVDADGEDVFTVKAQQIRDYEGQYVLTDARSGDDVVVLDHEYSLLEQVTGASWTIRDPETDAELAAITSRKFVGLFRTGLLGNVIPHRYEITDADGGHVGSISGHLSMKDRYDVEIDDASSVPRAPVVAAAMVIDAIEGH
- a CDS encoding sensor histidine kinase; protein product: MSLVGTSAAVALDVTAVALLGWTTWLAVQSRDRPSAAPFIAILAILTILGSLSVLAELPGTSAVPLLPAVVDLGQFGVAIIVPGVWVVYALSYTGRGTGLTRWRLAMFLVMAAPIALSALVVAVRPPTTVGEQLLASFIGTEIMLLLGLFTYGTYLLIGHGWNHARISRGQTAIVITAVAAPYLAGGMGSSDPVADGVTVGLLVSGGLFAVAVRQYPVMTGFPKADYVARTRVVEALQEAVIVLDWENHVLDANATTAELFGRPPQSMIGDPINSIVSGLEGSDLSAGATGTIPLRTTKGHRRFQFSVSAVGDAESDPGGEADPVARIVLLRDVTDRQTREQRLSVLNRVLRHNVRNELDVVLAYADRIDDEDVRDGIRDSATDLVELSSKAREAEDVMTASAGSPEPVDLAAVAREVVEQYRTAERPCEVSLSSPDELLVSSHRSVVRRVLSELVDNAITHADHSPRIEITVRSSPDGAAELVVADDGPGIPTRERKILDNGTETQLEHGSGIGLWFVNWAVTQLGGDLSFRENEPTGSVVTVRLHDTEYTSRPG